CGGATGTGGTGTCGCTAGACCTGCCGCGGTGTCAGATCGCCATCGCCGAAAAACCCGCCTGGGCGCAAGATCAGGACGATGGCGAGCAGCGAATAGACGGCGAGGTCGCGCTGTTCGATCGGCAAGGTCGACGACCAGGCGGTTTCGAAGACGGCGATGAAGAGGCCGCCCAGCGCTGCGCCGCTGACCGAGCCGATCCCGCCGAGGATCGCGGCGACGAGGGCCTTGAGTCCGAGCGAGAAGCCGCCCGCAAAGCCCATGCCGCCATAGATCACGGTGACGATCACGCCGGCCATGCCGCAGACCGCGCAGGCGATGATGATGGCGACGTCGTGAACCGCGCGGGCATCGACGCCAAACAGCGCCGCAGTGTGCGCATCGTCCGACACGGCCCGCCAGGCCCGGCCATAGGCCGTGCGCCGGATCAGCGCGACGAGGCCAAGCGCCGTGCCGAGCCCGATGACGGCGAGCGCCAGCGACAGCGGGTTCAAGGTGAGGATGAAATCGCCGGCATGCGCCAGGGGAATCGGCGTGTTGAAGACGGGCGGCAGCCAGCGCATTTCCGGCCCCTGCACCAGCCTGAGATACTCCGACATCGCGATGGCGAGCCCGATCGTGGCGATCAGCATCTGCTGGCCGCTGGCGCGTTCGAGATGGCGCAGCACGAAGCGGCCCATGGCGAAGCCGTGCAGGGCGCAGACGACGATCGCAACGGTGAAGGCGACGGCGAGTCCCGAGAGCGGTGTCGAGATCGCGAGCGACAGCAGGAGCGCCACGCCGACGACGGAGGACAGCGCGCCCAGTGCCGCGAACTCACCGAAGCTGAGGATGATCCGTCCGGTCAGCCCATAGACGAGAGCATAGGCCGCGGCGAGCAGGCTGTAGATCGCCGCCGAGGGCAGGGCGCTCAAGCCTTGCTGCAGGCCGTAGGCGAGACCGCCCGGAATCGCCGGCAAGTCTTCGGCCGAGGGCGCGGCTGGGTCGGGAGGTGGTTCGGCCCGGTCTTCGAGATAGAAGCGCCGCAGCAGATAGAAGCTGGCATCGGCCATCGGGCGTCCGTCGGAGGCGATGCCGATCATGGCGCCGCGGCCGGGCCCGCTGCCTTCCCCGGCGAAAAGGCAATCGATGCTGCGATGGCGCGATATGCCGTCGCCGAGCTGGACCCGGTAGAGCAGCCTCAGCGCGCGACTGACCGGCCCCTTGGTCGCCCGTTCGATCTCGATGCGGGCATTCGGCGGATTGAGCGGCGGGATCGCCTGTCGGCAGAGCCGCATCTGGTCGGTGTCGAAATCCTCGCCGCACCCCGCGAGGGCGAGCAGGACAACAGCCAGAATCGGCAGGAGGAGCGGGCGCATGTGCCGAGACGGTAGCGCTTGCCCGTGCGCATTGGAACACGAGGCTCAGGCTGCTGATGCTGTGCATAGTACGGACGATGCCGAAGAGCGTCGGGCTTCGCCTGTCAGCGTCGGAGCGGCAATCTCCGCAACACGCGCACGGGTGGCCAGGAAACGCACTCGACCGTCTCGAATGTCATGCTGAACGGCGCGACCGCTCGTTCGGCGAATTCAAGCGCCAGAGCGCGGCGCTCCGAGGGGATCGACATCGCAAGCGTAAGATGGGGCGTCCATTGCTTCGGTCGATAATGGGGATCGCACAATGTCGAACCGGCTGCTTTGTGCAGCCTGTCATGCATGTCGAGTAGATGCCGATCCGCTCGCGGCGACAGCCAGAGAACAATTGGATCGGTATCGAAAATGCCAATGCGATCGAATGTCAGGGCGAGCCGCTGACCCTCGATAGCTGCGGCGGCTGCGAAAAGCAGGTCCGGAGAAATCTGCTGATATCGGGCGAGCGTGATATGCGGTGGGTATGCCAGCGCCCGGATCGAGGAAGTCGGCTCAAGCCGGGAGGCCTCGTCGACCAGCTCCCAAAATGGCAGCGCGTCGGACGTCGCGCTTATCGTGATGCCGAACATGGCCAGAGCGACTCGAAAAAGTCTCGACGATTATGGCGGTGCCACGTGCCTTGACGAGGCATGGCCGGAACGAGACGTGCAGGAAAACCAGACGCGTCCCGCTCAGACCGCCGCTTTCAGCTTCTTCGCCACGCGCGGCGCAAAATAGGTCAGCACGCCGTCGGCACCGGCACGCTTGAAGGCCATCAGGCTCTCCAGCATCGCCTTTTCGCCGTCGAGCCAGCCATTGTTCGCGGCCGCCATGATCATCGCGTACTCGCCGGAGACCTGGTAGGCGAAGGTCGGCACGCGGAAGTGGTCCTTCACCCGCGCCACCACGTCGAGATAGGGCAGGCCGGGCTTGATCATCACCATGTCGGCGCCCTCTTCGAGGTCGAGCATCACCTCGGCGATCGCCTCGTCGGAGTTGGCCGGGTCCATCTGGTAGGTGCGCTTGTCGCCAATGAGGGTGGCGTTGGTGCCGATCGCATCGCGGAACGGGCCGTAGAAGGCCGAGGCATATTTCGCCGCATAGGCCATGATCTGCACGTCCTCATGGCCGTCGCCATCGAGCGCGGCGCGGATCGCCGCGACACGCCCGTCCATCATGTCGGAGGGCGCGATGACGTCGGCGCCGGCATCGGCGAGCGCCTGTGACTGCTGGACGAGAATATGGACGCTGGCGTCGTTGAGGACGCGCTCGCCATCCATGACGCCGTCATGGCCGTGCGAGGTGTAGGGGTCGAGCGCGGCGTCGCAGATGATGCCGATCTGCGGCACCTCGGCCTTGATGGCGCGCACCGCGCGGCACATCAGGTTGTTGATGTTGAACGCTTCCGAGCCCGTCGGATCGCGCAGCGCCTTGTCGACGAAGGGGAAGGGCGCGATGGCCGGGATGCCGAGCGCGGCGGCCTCGGCGGCCTGCCGCACGGCCTCCTGGATGTTGAGCCGGTCGACGCCGGGCATCCATTCCACCGGCGTGCGGGCGTCGGAGGAATCCATCAGGAAGATCGGCCAGATCAGGTCGTCCGTCGTCAGCACAGATTCCCGCACCAGCCGGCGCGACCATTCGGCCTTGCGGTTGCGGCGCATGCGGCGGGTGAGCCCGAGCGACGGCGCCGCGGGCGCCTCGTCCTGGCGGGAACGGGGAAGGGGGAAAGGCCGCACGACCCGGGATTCCATGAAATCTGCCTCGAGCGATTAAAGGTAGGTGACCCGGCTTTCGTCATGCGGGCGAAGTCGGCGATGTCCTCCATACCACATCGGAATAATTCCAAAACAGGGCGCATGGTCGCAAGGCTTGGTCCAGCGCGACGCAACTCTTGCGGTGTCCGTCGGTGCGACGGGGCCAAGGCGGGCTGCCGTTCCGTCGCGTTGACAAGCCTGCCCCCGCCTTCCAGAACCGCAGCCATCGGAAGCGGGATCGGGCCATGACGCAGGACCAGGAGATCATTTGCGAGATCCGCGGCGCCGCCGGCGTGGTGGTGCTCAACCGGCCGAAGGCGCTGAACGCGCTGAGCCTCGGCATGGTCCGCGAGCTCGCCCGCGCGCTCGATGCTTGGGAAGACGATCCGAAGGTCACCCGCGTCGTCGTCATCAGCACCAGCGAGAAGGCCTTCTCCGCCGGGGGCGACATCCGCTGGCTGCATGATTGCGGCAAGGCCGGCCGCTACGACGAGATGCTCGCCTTCTGGGGCGAGGAATACATCCTCAACCACCGCATCAAGACTTACCCGAAGCCCTATGTCGCGCTGATCGACGGCATCGTCATGGGCGGCGGCGTCGGCATTTCCCTGCATGGCAGCCACCGTATCGCCGGTGACCGCTACCTGTTTGCGATGCCGGAGGTCGGCATCGGCTTCTTCCCCGATGTCGGCGCCACCTATGCGCTGCCGCGACTGGCTGACGGCTTCGGCGGTTTCCTCGCGCTGACGGGGGAGCGGATCGGCGCGGCCGATGCGCTCTCGGTCGGGCTCGCGACCCATGGGGTGCCGAGCGAGCGGATGGCGGAACTGGCCGATGCGCTGACGGGCCGTGGCGCGCTCGACGAGATTCTCGCGGCTTTCGCTATGCAGCGCGGACCCGGCCCCCTGCAGGCGGAGCGGACCGTGATCGCCGATGCCTTCGGGGCAAAGGCCTTGCCGGAGGTGATGGAGCGCCTTGGCAAGTCGGCCACGGATCGCAGCGCCTTCGCCGGCAAGCTATCGCAGACGATCGCCGCGAAATCCCCGACGAGCGTCGCCGTCGCCTTCGAGCAGATGCGGCGCGGCGCCGGGCTCGATTTCGCCGAGGCGATGCGCACGGAGTTTCGCATCGTCTCGCGCATCGCGCGCGGCCATGATTTCTACGAGGGTGTGCGCGCCGTGGTGATCGACAAGGACCAGGCGCCGCGCTGGCAGCCGGCGACGCTCGACGCGGTCAGGCAGGCGGATATCGACGCCTATTTCGCGCCGCTCGGCGCCGACGAACTCAAGCTGGAGGGCTGAGCTTGGGGCTAGGCGGTGACGGCGAGGCCCTGCGCGGGGCGCGGGCTGGCGAGGATGGCGCAAAGCGGCAGGGCCGCTGGCGGCTCCTGCTCGTCTGGTTCCTGCGCCTGCTGTCGGCCTTCTGGCTGGCCAAGGGCCTGACCGCCTGGGCGGTGATCTTCGGCCTGCCCGGCAATCCGCAGCCGCCCTTCGAAAGCCGCCTGCTGAGCTATCAGGCCATCATCGTGTATTTCGCGGTGATCGATCTCGTCGCTGCCGTCGGGCTCTGGCTGACCTCGACCTGGGGCGGCGTGCTCTGGCTGCTGGCCGCGATCAGCCAGATGCTGCTGAGCTTCTTCTTCCCGCGCTTCGTGCCGATGACCGTCTGGCTGATCGCCCTCTATATCGGGCTGATGGCGGTCTACTTCCTGGCGACCTGGGCGGCGGAGAACGAGGCCGAGTAAGTCGGCATGAGCGCGTGAACCGTTCCGTCACTCCGGGCTCATCGCTGCGCTATGCCCCGGAATGACGTCCTGAGGCCGCTCGATTGCGCCGAGTCATGGTAAGAATCGCTTTAGCTTAAGCGTTTCTGGCTTCACCTACGATTCACCCAAAGCGGTAAATCCCTGATTCATCCTGATATTTAAACTCGTTTTCATCCGCGCCAGCTTATGGTCTTTTTCAGAAGCGGACCAGGAGACAAATCCTGGCCGACACACAACAGGCGGGATATACCATGAAAGCGAGCGTCAAGACTTCAGACGTTGCCAAGACTAGCGACGCCGAACTCAACGTGAAGCCTCTTTATCTTGAGTCTCTCACGCTGGTGGAGCGGCTGCATCGCCGCCTTCTCGATGTCATCAAGGATGAGTTCGAGCGCCGCGGTCGTGACGACGTCAACAGCGTGCAGGCTCTGCTGCTCTACAACATCGGCGACGCCGAGCTCTCCGCCAGCGAACTCAGGACGCGCGGCTACTATCTCGGCTCGAACGTCTCCTACAACGTCAAGAAGCTGGTCGAGCTGGGCTATCTCCACCATGCCCGCTCGCGCATCGACCGCCGCTCGGTCCGCATCAGCCTCACAGACAAGGGCACGGAAGTGCACGATATCGTGAAGGGCGTCTACGACAAGCACGTCCGCACGGTCGAGCAGATCGGCGGCATCGCGGCCGATGATTTCGAGCGGATGAACAACGCCCTGCTGCGCCTCGAGCGCTTCTGGACCGACCAGATCCGCTACAAGCTCTGAGAAAACCGCGGCTTTCCGCGGTTCTGAAGATCACCTGCCTGTTGCGCGGTCGGGGCACAGCCTCGGCCGCGCCGGCACGATTCCGGCGAGGCGTTCGCCCCAACTGTGGTTTTGTTGCCATGCATCGGGCAAAACCATGCCATGCCCTAAATTCGCCTCTGTCATCACGCCTCGTTAACCGTGCTAGGACACCGTCGTCGGTCATGAGGTTGTTGCGGCAGTCCGCCGCAAACGTCGCCTTTTTGGCGACGTTTTTATGCGGCCTGCCTGCATGCGTGTAGTCTTGAAGAGGCGCGTAGTCTTGAAGAGGGAAGAGATGTCGCAACTGAGCCTGACCCGCCGCGAAACCGTGCTGGCCCTTCTCTCGGGCGCCGCAACGGCCGCTGCAGCCCCGGCGCTCGCCCAGCAGGCCGAGTGGCGCCAGAGCTACGACGCGGGCATGCGCAATGCCGTGTTGCGCTCCTCGACGCCGATGCTGTCGTCCGAGTCGCTGCAGGCGACCGAGGAGGCGATCACGGCCTACCGCGATCTCGCCGCGCGCGGCGGCTGGCCGCAGGTTCAGCTTCCCGATCGCATGAGCGTCGGTGCCAAGGGGCCGGGCGTGGTCGCCCTGCGCCGCCGCCTGATCGTCACCGGCGACCTCGATGCCGCTGCCGGCGACAGCCCGATCTATGATTCCTACGTCGAGGCCGGTGTCCGCCGCTTCCAGTCCCGCGTCGGGCTTTCGACCACCGGTACGATCAACCGCGCGACGGTGGTTGCGCTCAACGTGCCGATCGACCGCCGCATCCGCCAGCTCGAGACCAATGTCGTCCGGCTGCGCAGCTGGTCCGGCAATCTCGGCGGCCGCTATGTCGTCGCCAACATCCCCGCCGCGATGGTGGAGACGGTCGAGAACGGCCATGTCGCGACACGCCACGCCGCCGGCGTCGGCAAGATCGACCGCCAGTCGCCGCTGCTGCAGACCAAGATTCCGGAAATCAATTTCAACCCGACCTGGACGGTTCCCGCCTCGATCATCCGCAAGGATCTGATCCCGAAGATGCGCAAGGAGCCGAGCTACCTCACCGAGAACAAGATCCGCATCATCTCGCCCAATGGCGGCGAGATTTCGCCCGCCAGCGTGAACTGGAATTCGGACGAAGCGACGCGCTACACCTTCCGGCAGGACCCGGGCGGCGACTTCAACTCGCTCGGCTTCGTACGCATCAACATCCCGAGCCCGCACGGCGTCTACATGCATGACACGCCGTCGAAGGGCATCTTCGGCGACGATTACCGCTTCGTCTCCTCGGGCTGCATGCGCGTGCAGAACGTGCGTGACTACGTCGCCTGGCTGCTGAAGAACACGGCCGGCTGGGATCGCGCCAGGATCGACGAGACCATCCAGTCCGGCCAGCGCGTCAATGCGCGTATTTCCGACCCCGTGTCCTGCTACTGGGTCTATGTCACCGCCTGGGCGACCGCCGATGGCGGCGTGCAGTTCCGCGACGACATCTACAACAAGGACGGCCTCGGCCCCGCGCCGGTCGCAGCCCTGCAGGGCGATCAGGATATCTGAGGCTTCGGCTTTCGCTGCTTCTGGAAAAACCCGCCGGTCTCCGGCGGGTTTTTTGTTGGCGCGGGATATCCGATCCTGACGTCGCGAATATCGCGGCAGGAAACGAGATCGCAGCTTGGATTTTTATGGTGATCTCACCAATCACTAGGGCGCTAGCCCTTCTTGCCCATTGATTTCACGCCCGCTGCCAGCCCCGCCGCGATCGCCATCGCAGCCAGAAGCAGAGCGGTGTTCCAGAACAACCCCCGATAGCCATGTGCGGCGATCAGCGGCGTGCTGATCAGCGGAGAGCAGAACTGGCCGATGAAGATCGAGGCGGTCAGGATGCCGCCGGCCAGCCCTCGCGAGGAGGGCGGTGCGAGGTTCAGCGCGATGGCGATAAAGCTCGGCGACACCAGCGCGTAGCCGGCGCCGATCAGCAATGCCGCCGTAAACAACGCCGGAGCCGCCGCTGCGAAGGGCAACAGCGCGAAGCCGATCGCCATCGCGGCATAACCCAGCGTGAAGATGCCGGGATAATCGATCGCCCGCTGGATTCGCCGATAGAGCAGCGCGAAGCAGCCGCCGGAGATCATGAGCATGCCCAGAACCATGCCGGTCATGACCGCACTCTCATAACCCTGCATCTCCAGGAAGAACGAGATCTGGGTGGGCATCAGGAAGAAGATCATGTTCGTCGCAGCCTGGAGCAGCACCAGCAGGGCGAGCAGGGCGCGCCAGGACGGATGTCCATCGTGGCCATTCATCGGTCTGCCGCCAATCACCGGCGCGCTGCGGGGCGGATCGGTGATGACCAGCCACATCAAGGGCAGGAAGATCGCGGCGAGTCCGTAGATGGCGAAGGGCAGGCGAGGGGATATCGACGCCACCCAGCCCGCCAGCGAGATGAAGATGAGCCCGCCGAAGTTCCGGGCGGAGATCTGCAAACCCGTCAGCGCGTTGCGATCATCCCCGCTGAAATAGTCGCCGATGAGCGCGGTCTGTGCGGTCATGATGAAGGCGACCGCGACGCCGAGGACGAGGCGGCTTGCGAAGATCGACGGCAGGTCCGGCAGGACGAGGCCGGCGCATCCGGCGATGACGAACAGGATGACGCCGGCCAGAAGCATCGCGCGCCGTCCGAATCGGTCCGCCACGATCCCGGCGAAGGGCGCGCAGAGCGCGACGCTGAGCGAGGGCGCCGGCACCAGCAGACGCGTCAGCATCGCCGCGTTCGGGTCGCCGGCGAACAGGCGCTCCAGTCCAGGCAGCGCCGGGCTGATCGTCGCATTGGCCATGGTGGTGAGCGAGGCCGCCATCAGCAAGGCGATGGCGCGCGGGTCTTGCCAGATCGGATTTTCTTTCGCTGTGACAACGCTTTCCATGATTTTTCCTCTTGCCGAAATCAACTGTCCGGCAGAGCCTACGAATTCAAGTCGACTTGAGGTCAAGCATGCTGTTGCTGGATATCGGTGAGGTCGCGGAACGCTCCGGCGTGCCGGCCTCGGCCTTGCGCTATTACGAGGAGATCGGCCTGATCCGCTCGGAGGGGCGGCGCGGGTTGCGGCGGCAGTACGATCCCGATGTGCTGCTCAGGCTGTCGTTGATCGGCCTCGGCAAGACCGCGGCCTTCTCGCTCGAGGAGATCGCCGCGATGTTCGGGGCGGACGGGCAGCCGAACATCCCGCGCGAGCAGCTGCGGGCCCGGGCCAACGAATTGCAACGGCAGATGGTCGGCCTTAGGACGTTGCGCGACGCTCTGCGCCATGTTGCCGACTGCCGCGCGCCGACTCACCTGGAATGCCCGACTTTCCGGGCGCTGTTGAAGACGGCCTCGCGCAGACCGCTCGTCTATCACCCGTCCCGACCGGATACGGAGAAGAAACTGCTGCCGAAGCGGCGAAAGCCGGTAGGTCGATGATGGCGACGGTGGCGTTGCCTGGTCGTGTCCATCTATCGCTTGGACAGCCTCACGGCACATGATAGGGAGCCCGCGACGGAGCCGGGCGCCCACCGGCCGTTGAACTTCAGGAGCCGGACATGACCGAAGCCGCGCTGGACAAGCACCTCTCGAACTCGTTTTTCGGGGCCTCGCTGGCCGATGCCGATCCCGAGATCGCTCGTTCCATCGAGCTGGAGCTCGGTCGTCAGCGCGACGAGATCGAGCTGATCGCCTCGGAGAACATCGTCTCCCGCGCCGTGCTCGAGGCGCAGGGCTCGGTGATGACCAATAAATACGCCGAGGGCTATCCGGGCCGGCGCTATTATGGCGGCTGCCAGTTCGTCGACATCGCCGAGAAGCTCGCCATCGAGCGCGCCTGCCGGCTGTTCGGCTGCAGCTTCGCCAACGTCCAGCCGAATTCGGGCTCCCAGGCCAACCAGGGCGTCTTCATGGCGCTGATGCAGCCGGGCGACACCTTCATGGGCCTCGATCTCGCCGCCGGCGGGCACCTGACCCATGGCGCACCGGTCAACCAGTCCGGCAAGTGGTTCAACGTCGTCTCCTACGGCGTCTGCGTCGTCGACCAGATCATCGACTATGACGCGATGGAGCGGCTCGCGGTCGAGCATAAGCCGAAGGTGATCGTCGCTGGCGGCTCCGCCTATGCCCGGCACTGGGACTTCGCCCGCTTCCGCGAGATCGCCGACAAGGTCGGCGCCTACTTCATGGTCGATATCGCGCATTTCGCCGGGCTCGTCGCGGGCGGCGCGCATCCCTCGCCGTTCCCGCACGCCCATGTCGTCACCACCACGACGCACAAGACCCTGCGCGGCCCGCGCGGCGGCATGATCCTGACCAATGACGAGGCGCTGGCC
Above is a genomic segment from Bosea sp. NBC_00550 containing:
- a CDS encoding branched-chain amino acid ABC transporter permease; the protein is MRPLLLPILAVVLLALAGCGEDFDTDQMRLCRQAIPPLNPPNARIEIERATKGPVSRALRLLYRVQLGDGISRHRSIDCLFAGEGSGPGRGAMIGIASDGRPMADASFYLLRRFYLEDRAEPPPDPAAPSAEDLPAIPGGLAYGLQQGLSALPSAAIYSLLAAAYALVYGLTGRIILSFGEFAALGALSSVVGVALLLSLAISTPLSGLAVAFTVAIVVCALHGFAMGRFVLRHLERASGQQMLIATIGLAIAMSEYLRLVQGPEMRWLPPVFNTPIPLAHAGDFILTLNPLSLALAVIGLGTALGLVALIRRTAYGRAWRAVSDDAHTAALFGVDARAVHDVAIIIACAVCGMAGVIVTVIYGGMGFAGGFSLGLKALVAAILGGIGSVSGAALGGLFIAVFETAWSSTLPIEQRDLAVYSLLAIVLILRPGGFFGDGDLTPRQV
- a CDS encoding 2'-5' RNA ligase family protein, producing the protein MFGITISATSDALPFWELVDEASRLEPTSSIRALAYPPHITLARYQQISPDLLFAAAAAIEGQRLALTFDRIGIFDTDPIVLWLSPRADRHLLDMHDRLHKAAGSTLCDPHYRPKQWTPHLTLAMSIPSERRALALEFAERAVAPFSMTFETVECVSWPPVRVLRRLPLRR
- the hemB gene encoding porphobilinogen synthase, whose translation is MESRVVRPFPLPRSRQDEAPAAPSLGLTRRMRRNRKAEWSRRLVRESVLTTDDLIWPIFLMDSSDARTPVEWMPGVDRLNIQEAVRQAAEAAALGIPAIAPFPFVDKALRDPTGSEAFNINNLMCRAVRAIKAEVPQIGIICDAALDPYTSHGHDGVMDGERVLNDASVHILVQQSQALADAGADVIAPSDMMDGRVAAIRAALDGDGHEDVQIMAYAAKYASAFYGPFRDAIGTNATLIGDKRTYQMDPANSDEAIAEVMLDLEEGADMVMIKPGLPYLDVVARVKDHFRVPTFAYQVSGEYAMIMAAANNGWLDGEKAMLESLMAFKRAGADGVLTYFAPRVAKKLKAAV
- a CDS encoding enoyl-CoA hydratase/isomerase family protein; the encoded protein is MTQDQEIICEIRGAAGVVVLNRPKALNALSLGMVRELARALDAWEDDPKVTRVVVISTSEKAFSAGGDIRWLHDCGKAGRYDEMLAFWGEEYILNHRIKTYPKPYVALIDGIVMGGGVGISLHGSHRIAGDRYLFAMPEVGIGFFPDVGATYALPRLADGFGGFLALTGERIGAADALSVGLATHGVPSERMAELADALTGRGALDEILAAFAMQRGPGPLQAERTVIADAFGAKALPEVMERLGKSATDRSAFAGKLSQTIAAKSPTSVAVAFEQMRRGAGLDFAEAMRTEFRIVSRIARGHDFYEGVRAVVIDKDQAPRWQPATLDAVRQADIDAYFAPLGADELKLEG
- a CDS encoding DUF6163 family protein, producing MGLGGDGEALRGARAGEDGAKRQGRWRLLLVWFLRLLSAFWLAKGLTAWAVIFGLPGNPQPPFESRLLSYQAIIVYFAVIDLVAAVGLWLTSTWGGVLWLLAAISQMLLSFFFPRFVPMTVWLIALYIGLMAVYFLATWAAENEAE
- the ldtR gene encoding transcriptional regulator LdtR — translated: MKASVKTSDVAKTSDAELNVKPLYLESLTLVERLHRRLLDVIKDEFERRGRDDVNSVQALLLYNIGDAELSASELRTRGYYLGSNVSYNVKKLVELGYLHHARSRIDRRSVRISLTDKGTEVHDIVKGVYDKHVRTVEQIGGIAADDFERMNNALLRLERFWTDQIRYKL
- a CDS encoding L,D-transpeptidase family protein; the protein is MSQLSLTRRETVLALLSGAATAAAAPALAQQAEWRQSYDAGMRNAVLRSSTPMLSSESLQATEEAITAYRDLAARGGWPQVQLPDRMSVGAKGPGVVALRRRLIVTGDLDAAAGDSPIYDSYVEAGVRRFQSRVGLSTTGTINRATVVALNVPIDRRIRQLETNVVRLRSWSGNLGGRYVVANIPAAMVETVENGHVATRHAAGVGKIDRQSPLLQTKIPEINFNPTWTVPASIIRKDLIPKMRKEPSYLTENKIRIISPNGGEISPASVNWNSDEATRYTFRQDPGGDFNSLGFVRINIPSPHGVYMHDTPSKGIFGDDYRFVSSGCMRVQNVRDYVAWLLKNTAGWDRARIDETIQSGQRVNARISDPVSCYWVYVTAWATADGGVQFRDDIYNKDGLGPAPVAALQGDQDI
- a CDS encoding MFS transporter, translating into MESVVTAKENPIWQDPRAIALLMAASLTTMANATISPALPGLERLFAGDPNAAMLTRLLVPAPSLSVALCAPFAGIVADRFGRRAMLLAGVILFVIAGCAGLVLPDLPSIFASRLVLGVAVAFIMTAQTALIGDYFSGDDRNALTGLQISARNFGGLIFISLAGWVASISPRLPFAIYGLAAIFLPLMWLVITDPPRSAPVIGGRPMNGHDGHPSWRALLALLVLLQAATNMIFFLMPTQISFFLEMQGYESAVMTGMVLGMLMISGGCFALLYRRIQRAIDYPGIFTLGYAAMAIGFALLPFAAAAPALFTAALLIGAGYALVSPSFIAIALNLAPPSSRGLAGGILTASIFIGQFCSPLISTPLIAAHGYRGLFWNTALLLAAMAIAAGLAAGVKSMGKKG
- a CDS encoding helix-turn-helix domain-containing protein; the encoded protein is MLLLDIGEVAERSGVPASALRYYEEIGLIRSEGRRGLRRQYDPDVLLRLSLIGLGKTAAFSLEEIAAMFGADGQPNIPREQLRARANELQRQMVGLRTLRDALRHVADCRAPTHLECPTFRALLKTASRRPLVYHPSRPDTEKKLLPKRRKPVGR
- the glyA gene encoding serine hydroxymethyltransferase, producing the protein MTEAALDKHLSNSFFGASLADADPEIARSIELELGRQRDEIELIASENIVSRAVLEAQGSVMTNKYAEGYPGRRYYGGCQFVDIAEKLAIERACRLFGCSFANVQPNSGSQANQGVFMALMQPGDTFMGLDLAAGGHLTHGAPVNQSGKWFNVVSYGVCVVDQIIDYDAMERLAVEHKPKVIVAGGSAYARHWDFARFREIADKVGAYFMVDIAHFAGLVAGGAHPSPFPHAHVVTTTTHKTLRGPRGGMILTNDEALAKKINSAIFPGIQGGPLMHVIAAKAVSFLEALQPEFKTYAHAVVANAKALAETLKSKGFDLVTGGTDNHLMLVDLRSKKLTGKAAEAALGRAHITCNKNGIPFDPEKPMTTSGIRLGTPAATSRGFGIAEFKQVGELIAEVLDGLSQNGEEGNAAVEQAVTAKVKALTARFPIY